One genomic window of Arachis hypogaea cultivar Tifrunner chromosome 8, arahy.Tifrunner.gnm2.J5K5, whole genome shotgun sequence includes the following:
- the LOC114924330 gene encoding naringenin 8-dimethylallyltransferase 2, chloroplastic-like has translation MNVTQSSHDEAEPHSKTIFNSIIHALDAFRKFSRFYAFIAMIVGSFSSSLLAVDNLSELSPTFFNGFLQYVAAFFFMHMYIVGVNQLADLEIDKINKPYLPLASGVYSFRNGVILVTSFLFTSFGVGWIIGSKPLLWALFGSFFLMSAYSVDLPLLRWKKSTILSVMANVFSMLISFNFGPFFHMKTMLKKKAIFPRSLVFATAVMGIFYGIIMLAKDISDIEGDKMAGLQTLAVRLGPKKVFWFCVFLLEMAYGVAIMIGASSPFFWSKFFVVLSHAIMALFVWYRATLVDLSSKDSLQAFYMVIFKLIYTENILMLFVR, from the exons ATGAATGTGACACAATCATCACATGATGAAGCTGAACCACATTCAAAAACCATCTTCAACTCCATCATTCATGCTTTAGATGCTTTCCGCAAGTTTAGCAGATTCTACGCATTCATTGCCATG ATAGTGGGTTCATTTTCATCATCACTTCTTGCCGTCGATAATTTATCAGAATTATCTCCAACATTTTTCAATGGCTTTTTGCAG tATGTAGCAGCTTTCTTCTTCATGCATATGTACATTGTTGGAGTAAATCAATTAGCGGATCTTGAAATAGACAAG ATTAACAAGCCATACCTTCCTTTGGCATCAGGAGTTTATTCCTTCAGAAATGGAGTTATACTTGTGACATCATTTTTATTTACG AGCTTTGGAGTTGGATGGATCATAGGATCAAAGCCATTGCTTTGGGCTCTTTTTGGAAGCTTCTTTTTAATGTCGGCTTATTCAGTTGAT TTACCTTTATTGAGATGGAAGAAATCTACAATACTTTCAGTGATGGCTAATGTATTTTCTATGCTGATATCATTTAATTTTGGTCCCTTTTTTCACATGAAG ACTATGCTCAAGAAGAAAGCTATCTTTCCAAGATCACTAGTTTTTGCTACTGCAGTCATGGGCATTTTCTATGGCATTATAATGTTGGCAAAG gATATATCTGATATCGAAGGAGACAAAATGGCAGGTCTTCAAACTTTGGCAGTACGTTTAGGTCCTAAGAAG gtATTctggttttgtgtttttcttctgGAAATGGCTTATGGAGTTGCTATTATGATTGGAgcatcttctccttttttttggaGCAAATTTTTTgtg GTTCTTTCTCATGCGATCATGGCTTTGTTCGTCTGGTATCGCGCTACTCTCGTAGATTTATCAAGCAAAGATTCATTGCAAGCCTTTTATATGGTTATCTTTAAG CTTATTTATACGGAAAATATTCTTATGCTTTTTGTTAGATGA